In Pseudomonadota bacterium, one genomic interval encodes:
- a CDS encoding CocE/NonD family hydrolase yields the protein MDTTMVAMRDGVDLATDVHLPDGDGPFPAVLSRVPYGKATSFGTMPDLIDRLHDAGYAFVVQDVRGKWGSGGTFDASDIDAEAKDGFDTVQWIADQPWSNGRVGMWGNSYYGYTCFAAASLKPPALVCIAPGNQGFDRYNWSYRSGCLKLASEGIWGIYMLGRIAADTDVLDLRHLPLAEMAEQAGLPCSYFDDVIAHPERAMRYWTARNRLDAMLAIDIPVLHWTGWYDNFTGPMLEEWQWLRDADPSARRNHLMIGPWDHYCTSDTTQRVGLNRLGEGNREHRWQVFLGFFDRYLKEQENGFGAAGLVHYFTLADNGWRDADTWPPEGCALQTWYLHSAGSAGDSLDDGRLDRDAPDDEPADHCTYDPADPVAWSEGTDAWRVCQAMDDRQSIEARPDVLTFTSEPLNEPSEITGPLKATLHIESDAPDTDFMVALVDVFPDGRVNLIQDGIQRAALRDQDAGRQLLEPGKVYVIDVDMWSVSYEVPAGHCLRIEISSSDFPRYDRNPNTDAPFAHSATTRKAQQTIHHDAARPSHIVLPVISR from the coding sequence ATGGACACCACCATGGTCGCGATGCGCGACGGCGTCGATCTGGCGACGGATGTTCACCTGCCTGACGGCGACGGTCCGTTTCCCGCCGTTCTGTCGCGGGTGCCCTATGGCAAGGCGACGTCGTTCGGGACCATGCCCGATCTGATCGATCGCCTGCATGACGCCGGCTATGCCTTTGTGGTGCAGGACGTGCGCGGCAAGTGGGGCTCCGGCGGCACCTTCGACGCCAGCGACATTGACGCCGAGGCCAAGGACGGATTCGACACCGTGCAGTGGATCGCCGATCAGCCGTGGTCGAACGGTCGTGTCGGCATGTGGGGCAATTCCTACTACGGCTATACCTGCTTTGCCGCGGCTTCGCTCAAACCACCCGCGCTGGTCTGCATCGCGCCGGGCAATCAGGGTTTCGACCGCTACAACTGGAGCTACCGTTCGGGCTGTCTGAAGCTCGCCAGCGAGGGGATCTGGGGCATCTACATGCTGGGCCGGATCGCGGCTGACACCGACGTACTCGATCTGCGCCACCTGCCGCTTGCCGAGATGGCCGAGCAGGCCGGTCTTCCCTGCAGCTACTTCGACGATGTCATCGCGCACCCCGAACGCGCCATGCGCTATTGGACCGCGCGCAACCGGCTGGACGCCATGCTGGCGATCGACATACCCGTCCTGCATTGGACGGGCTGGTACGACAACTTCACCGGGCCCATGCTGGAAGAGTGGCAATGGCTGCGCGACGCCGACCCGTCGGCCCGCCGCAACCACCTGATGATCGGGCCGTGGGATCACTACTGCACCTCCGACACGACACAGCGGGTCGGCCTCAACCGGCTCGGAGAAGGCAACCGCGAGCATCGCTGGCAGGTCTTTCTTGGCTTCTTCGATCGTTATCTGAAAGAACAAGAGAACGGTTTCGGCGCAGCGGGTCTGGTTCACTACTTCACTCTCGCCGACAACGGATGGCGCGATGCCGATACCTGGCCGCCCGAGGGCTGCGCACTGCAGACCTGGTACCTCCACAGCGCCGGCTCGGCCGGGGACAGTTTGGACGACGGCCGTCTGGACCGCGACGCGCCGGATGACGAGCCAGCCGACCACTGCACCTACGACCCCGCCGACCCGGTCGCGTGGAGCGAAGGGACAGATGCGTGGCGCGTCTGCCAGGCAATGGACGATCGTCAGTCGATCGAGGCGCGGCCCGACGTCCTGACCTTTACCAGCGAACCGCTGAACGAACCGTCCGAGATCACCGGCCCGCTCAAAGCCACCCTCCATATCGAGAGCGACGCGCCCGACACTGACTTTATGGTCGCCCTCGTTGACGTCTTCCCGGACGGCCGGGTCAACCTGATCCAGGATGGCATCCAGCGCGCCGCATTGCGCGATCAAGATGCGGGCCGCCAGCTTCTCGAACCCGGTAAGGTCTACGTCATTGATGTCGACATGTGGTCCGTCAGCTACGAGGTTCCCGCCGGGCACTGCCTGCGGATCGAGATCTCAAGCAGCGATTTCCCGCGCTATGACAGGAACCCCAACACGGATGCGCCATTCGCTCACAGCGCGACGACGCGAAAGGCGCAACAGACGATTCACCACGACGCGGCCAGGCCTTCGCATATCGTGCTGCCGGTGATCTCGCGCTGA
- a CDS encoding CocE/NonD family hydrolase, whose translation MAAVEGGLAAEMDKKTAPPPFERLPTDTPDRASLEHVLSDQMIAMRDGVRLATDVYLPEGDGPFPAVLTRMPYGKTEPYCYMPIIGAYFASKGYAYVAQDVRGKWASEGTFDPNVGGVEVNDAYDTIDWIAGQTWSTGKVGMWGESYFGFTSYAGGVSGHPALVAIAPGDITMNRCTATFRNGCLQMNTVGMWAISMMAREYQDLSKIDPWHLPLAEMANAAGIPSSYFDQVIANPVPSPFWQERSLLAGYETIRIPVLHWDGWYDNYLGPMLADWRRLADANAPAGHNHVLIGPWDHECSADKLGRAGLMPVPASAFPHRWDHVVAFFDHYLMGLDNGFGKNGPIHYFTLGADTWRDAEDWPLQGTDYQAWYLHSAGQANTADGDGTLTPEPPGDEPADRFVYDPDNPIAASLEWDCWSLAGAMGDRRPIEARDDVLVYTSAPLDEPMELTGPVTATLHAASSATDTDFTVVLCDVFPDGSVNMIQDGILRTGFRDPDKAPQPIDPSEDYALPIDLWATSYQLGKGHRLRVEISSSDFNRYDRNPNTGGTYGHSATTIKAEQTIHHDGARPSHIVLPVIHR comes from the coding sequence ATGGCAGCGGTCGAAGGTGGGTTGGCGGCGGAGATGGACAAGAAGACGGCGCCGCCGCCGTTTGAGCGGTTGCCCACGGACACGCCGGACAGAGCGTCGCTGGAGCACGTTCTGTCCGACCAGATGATCGCCATGCGCGACGGCGTGCGCCTGGCAACTGACGTCTACCTGCCCGAAGGCGACGGCCCGTTTCCGGCGGTGCTGACCCGCATGCCCTACGGCAAGACCGAACCCTATTGCTACATGCCGATCATCGGCGCCTACTTCGCGTCCAAGGGCTACGCCTATGTCGCCCAGGACGTGCGCGGCAAGTGGGCATCGGAAGGCACGTTCGATCCCAATGTCGGCGGGGTCGAGGTCAACGACGCCTATGACACCATCGACTGGATTGCCGGCCAGACCTGGTCGACCGGCAAGGTCGGCATGTGGGGCGAATCCTATTTCGGCTTCACCAGCTACGCGGGCGGCGTCAGCGGTCATCCAGCACTTGTCGCCATAGCGCCCGGCGACATCACCATGAACCGCTGCACGGCGACGTTCCGCAATGGCTGCCTGCAGATGAACACGGTCGGCATGTGGGCGATCTCCATGATGGCGCGCGAGTACCAGGACCTCTCAAAGATCGATCCCTGGCATCTGCCGCTGGCCGAGATGGCCAATGCCGCCGGCATCCCCAGTAGCTATTTCGATCAGGTCATCGCCAACCCGGTGCCCTCGCCGTTCTGGCAGGAACGCAGCCTGCTGGCCGGTTATGAGACCATCCGCATCCCGGTACTGCACTGGGACGGCTGGTACGACAACTATCTGGGTCCGATGCTGGCGGACTGGCGCAGGCTGGCCGACGCCAACGCGCCAGCGGGTCACAACCACGTCCTGATCGGTCCGTGGGATCACGAGTGCAGCGCCGACAAGTTGGGCCGCGCCGGCCTGATGCCGGTGCCCGCGTCAGCCTTTCCTCACCGATGGGATCACGTCGTCGCGTTCTTCGACCACTACCTGATGGGGCTCGACAACGGCTTCGGCAAGAACGGTCCGATCCACTATTTCACCTTGGGCGCCGACACCTGGCGCGATGCCGAGGACTGGCCGCTACAGGGAACGGACTACCAGGCCTGGTATCTGCATAGCGCGGGACAAGCGAACACGGCCGATGGCGACGGCACCTTGACACCGGAGCCGCCCGGCGACGAACCAGCCGACCGCTTTGTCTACGACCCCGACAATCCGATCGCGGCGAGCCTCGAGTGGGATTGCTGGTCGCTCGCCGGCGCTATGGGCGACCGGCGTCCGATCGAGGCGCGCGACGATGTGTTGGTCTACACGAGCGCGCCGCTTGACGAACCGATGGAACTGACCGGTCCCGTCACCGCGACGCTGCACGCAGCGTCCAGCGCGACCGACACGGACTTCACCGTCGTGCTCTGCGACGTCTTTCCTGATGGCAGCGTCAACATGATCCAGGACGGCATCTTGCGCACCGGCTTCCGCGACCCCGATAAAGCACCGCAACCGATTGACCCTAGCGAGGATTATGCGCTGCCCATCGATCTGTGGGCGACCAGCTATCAGCTGGGGAAAGGCCACCGCCTGCGCGTCGAGATCTCCAGCAGCGACTTCAACCGCTACGACCGCAACCCCAACACGGGCGGCACCTATGGTCACAGCGCGACCACCATCAAGGCCGAGCAGACAATCCATCATGACGGCGCGCGGCCGTCGCACATCGTCCTTCCGGTAATCCATCGCTAG
- a CDS encoding AAA family ATPase translates to MRKIHITGASGSGTTTLGRALGERLGWAHLDSDDFFWVKTDPPFQTKRDTQERTDSLLAALGAAPAWVLSGSIMGWSRLEPPGFDLVIFLSLPSDVRMARLRAREEERYGAAALEPNGAQYQESVDFLAWAAAYEEAETVGRNRIAHERWLAEQTCPILRLDSTNSVQHNVEAVVTWLHRSIDCS, encoded by the coding sequence ATGCGCAAAATCCACATCACCGGTGCGTCGGGATCCGGGACGACGACACTTGGCCGCGCGCTTGGCGAACGGCTGGGGTGGGCGCATCTCGACAGCGACGACTTCTTCTGGGTCAAGACCGATCCGCCGTTTCAGACGAAGCGGGACACGCAGGAACGAACCGACTCACTGTTGGCGGCATTGGGCGCGGCGCCAGCTTGGGTCTTGTCGGGCTCGATCATGGGCTGGAGCAGACTGGAGCCGCCCGGCTTCGATCTGGTGATTTTCCTCAGTCTGCCCAGCGACGTTCGAATGGCGCGCCTGAGAGCCCGCGAGGAGGAGCGTTATGGCGCGGCAGCCCTGGAGCCGAACGGCGCCCAATATCAGGAGTCCGTCGATTTTCTCGCCTGGGCGGCGGCCTATGAAGAGGCCGAGACGGTCGGGCGGAACCGCATCGCGCACGAACGCTGGCTTGCCGAACAGACCTGTCCCATTCTGAGACTGGACAGCACGAATAGCGTCCAGCACAACGTAGAGGCGGTGGTTACGTGGCTTCATCGGTCGATAGATTGTTCGTGA
- a CDS encoding radical SAM protein, translated as MSVLDVVPPPGAKFTDPDITAKGERRAHVALNQLQTLWINTGTLCNLACAGCYIESSPRNDRLVYITADEVAAYYDEIERDGLATEEIGFTGGEPFMNPQFMTMVEDALVRGFRALILTNAMRPMMKCADELLALKERFGDRLIVRVSVDHYTQDLHELERGARAWQTTLNGLIWLARNGFSIHVAGRTMWGEEEARLRDGFRKLFAENGIPVDADDPAAMVLFPEMDLAAEVPEITEACWGILGVHPDDMMCSSSRMVVKRKGAEQPAVVACTLLAYEPDFELGATLADAKRSVKLNHPHCAKFCVLGGGSCSKA; from the coding sequence ATGTCCGTCTTAGACGTCGTCCCGCCGCCCGGCGCGAAGTTCACCGATCCCGATATCACCGCCAAGGGCGAGCGCAGGGCGCATGTCGCTCTCAACCAACTCCAGACCCTTTGGATCAACACGGGCACGCTGTGCAACTTGGCCTGTGCCGGCTGCTACATCGAATCGAGCCCGCGCAACGACCGGTTGGTTTACATCACCGCCGACGAGGTCGCCGCCTACTACGACGAGATCGAACGAGACGGCCTGGCGACCGAGGAGATCGGTTTCACCGGCGGCGAGCCATTCATGAACCCGCAGTTCATGACCATGGTCGAGGATGCGCTCGTGCGCGGCTTCCGGGCCCTGATCCTGACCAACGCCATGCGCCCCATGATGAAATGTGCCGACGAGCTGCTGGCGCTAAAGGAACGCTTCGGCGATCGCCTCATCGTGCGGGTTTCGGTCGACCACTACACCCAGGATCTTCACGAGCTGGAGCGCGGTGCGCGTGCGTGGCAGACAACGTTGAACGGGCTGATCTGGCTGGCGCGCAACGGGTTCAGCATTCACGTCGCCGGCCGCACCATGTGGGGTGAGGAAGAAGCCCGTCTGCGCGACGGCTTCCGTAAGCTGTTTGCCGAGAACGGCATCCCGGTCGACGCCGACGATCCCGCGGCCATGGTCCTGTTCCCGGAAATGGACCTTGCCGCCGAAGTGCCGGAAATCACCGAAGCCTGCTGGGGCATTCTGGGCGTCCACCCCGATGACATGATGTGCTCGAGCTCGCGCATGGTGGTGAAGCGCAAGGGTGCCGAACAGCCAGCGGTCGTCGCCTGCACCTTGCTGGCCTACGAGCCGGACTTCGAACTGGGCGCGACGTTGGCCGATGCCAAGCGCTCGGTGAAGCTTAACCACCCCCACTGCGCCAAGTTCTGCGTCCTCGGCGGCGGCTCCTGCAGCAAGGCGTAG
- a CDS encoding FAD-linked oxidase C-terminal domain-containing protein, whose translation MTSHPKLAPTLYDDIKALLGDRVSTAEAVREQHGHDEGWHPTEAPAAVCFPENAEEVAEIVKLCAASGTPVVPFGTGTSLEGHVQAVKGGVSIDMMAMNRVLEVNAEDLDCRVEPGVTRKQLNEHLRDSGLFFPIDPGADASLGGMTATRASGTNAVRYGTMRENVLSLNVVLADGRLIRTARRARKSSAGYDLTRLFVGSEGTLGIITEITLRLHGIPEAISAAVVSFDTIEGAVDAVIATIQMGIPVARIELLDEVQLDAINRYSGLDYKVAPTLFLEFHGTEAGVTEQAERFGDIAHEFDGGDFQWTAHQEDRNKLWQARHDAVYADKALRPGCSFWATDVCVPISKLAACIVETKADLAESFLIAPLVGHVGDGNFHLAFLLDPDDPKELAEAERLNERLVMRALAMGGTSTGEHGIGLGKMKYLQAEHGEAVAVMRQLKQALDPQNIMNPGKIIPA comes from the coding sequence ATGACATCACATCCGAAGCTAGCACCGACGCTTTACGACGACATTAAGGCGCTTTTGGGGGATCGCGTCAGCACTGCCGAAGCCGTGCGCGAACAGCACGGCCATGACGAGGGCTGGCATCCGACCGAAGCCCCGGCCGCCGTTTGCTTCCCGGAGAACGCCGAGGAAGTGGCCGAAATCGTCAAGCTGTGCGCCGCCAGCGGCACGCCTGTCGTGCCCTTTGGCACCGGCACTTCGCTGGAAGGCCATGTTCAGGCCGTCAAAGGCGGCGTCTCGATCGACATGATGGCGATGAACCGCGTGCTGGAGGTCAACGCCGAGGATCTGGACTGCCGGGTCGAACCGGGCGTGACCCGCAAGCAGCTCAACGAACACCTGCGCGATAGCGGTCTCTTCTTTCCCATCGACCCCGGCGCCGATGCCTCGCTTGGCGGCATGACCGCGACCCGTGCCTCGGGCACCAACGCGGTGCGCTACGGCACCATGCGCGAGAATGTCCTGTCGCTGAATGTGGTCTTGGCCGACGGCCGCCTGATCCGGACCGCCAGGCGCGCGCGCAAATCGTCGGCGGGCTATGACCTGACCCGACTGTTCGTCGGGTCCGAGGGAACGCTTGGCATCATCACCGAGATCACCTTGCGGCTTCACGGTATTCCCGAGGCAATCAGCGCCGCGGTCGTAAGCTTCGACACCATCGAAGGCGCCGTCGACGCCGTGATCGCGACTATTCAGATGGGCATTCCCGTCGCGCGCATCGAACTGCTGGACGAAGTCCAGCTAGACGCCATCAACCGTTACTCTGGCCTCGACTACAAGGTGGCGCCGACACTGTTCCTGGAGTTCCACGGCACCGAGGCGGGTGTCACCGAGCAGGCCGAACGGTTCGGCGACATCGCGCACGAGTTCGACGGCGGTGATTTTCAGTGGACGGCGCATCAGGAGGACCGCAACAAACTGTGGCAGGCCCGTCACGACGCGGTCTATGCCGACAAGGCGCTACGGCCGGGCTGCTCGTTTTGGGCGACCGATGTTTGTGTGCCGATTTCCAAACTGGCCGCCTGTATCGTCGAGACCAAGGCGGATCTTGCCGAGAGCTTTTTGATCGCGCCGCTCGTCGGCCATGTCGGCGACGGCAACTTTCATCTGGCCTTTCTGCTCGATCCCGACGATCCCAAGGAGCTGGCCGAGGCAGAGCGGCTCAACGAACGCTTGGTCATGCGCGCGTTGGCGATGGGCGGCACCTCGACTGGCGAACACGGCATCGGGCTCGGCAAGATGAAGTACCTGCAGGCCGAACACGGTGAAGCCGTGGCCGTCATGCGCCAGCTCAAGCAAGCGCTCGATCCTCAGAACATCATGAACCCCGGGAAGATCATCCCGGCCTAG
- a CDS encoding M48 family metallopeptidase translates to MPAVSSSMRHVACVIAAVLLLAACQSAPVTGRQQFIVVSDSEANELGAQAFQEILAQSTISRDPQMNDTVQRIGKRIAAVTGFSGYDWEFVVIEDPEPNAFALPGGKVAVHTGMFQVAENDAQLAAVIGHEIAHATARHSAERMSQQMALQYGLDAAGATSEYAAENIELLVQTATLGVILPFSREQEAEADEIGLIYMARAGYDPRAAVDLWRNMQAYGGPGVPEFLSTHPSTGNRIAELEAAMPRALAIYNENS, encoded by the coding sequence ATGCCTGCTGTTTCATCATCAATGCGCCACGTCGCCTGCGTCATCGCCGCCGTCCTGTTGCTTGCCGCCTGTCAGTCCGCACCGGTCACCGGACGCCAGCAGTTCATCGTCGTCTCCGATAGCGAGGCCAATGAGTTGGGTGCGCAAGCGTTCCAGGAGATTCTCGCTCAGAGCACGATCTCACGCGACCCGCAGATGAATGACACGGTGCAGCGGATTGGCAAGCGGATCGCGGCGGTGACCGGGTTTTCCGGCTACGACTGGGAGTTCGTTGTCATCGAGGATCCAGAACCCAACGCTTTCGCCCTACCCGGTGGCAAGGTCGCGGTGCACACCGGCATGTTCCAGGTCGCCGAAAACGACGCTCAGCTTGCTGCCGTCATCGGCCATGAAATCGCCCATGCCACCGCCCGCCACTCTGCCGAGCGCATGTCCCAGCAGATGGCGCTCCAATACGGTCTGGATGCGGCCGGCGCGACATCGGAGTATGCGGCGGAGAACATCGAGCTTCTGGTCCAGACCGCGACGCTCGGCGTCATCCTACCGTTCAGCCGCGAACAGGAGGCCGAGGCCGACGAGATTGGGCTGATCTACATGGCACGCGCCGGCTATGACCCGCGCGCGGCGGTGGACCTGTGGAGGAACATGCAGGCGTATGGCGGACCGGGCGTGCCGGAGTTCCTGTCGACCCATCCTTCGACCGGCAACCGGATTGCCGAGCTGGAAGCCGCCATGCCGCGGGCGCTGGCGATCTACAACGAAAACAGCTGA
- a CDS encoding xanthine dehydrogenase family protein subunit M translates to MRYESPQTIKAAVGLLSKARGTSRILAGGTDLLVQMRSGMLEPDLIVDIKNIPGMFDITKEKDGYRIGAAVSGAELGEHPKVKELWPGVVEATELIGSTQIQGRATMVGNLCNASPAADSVPAMIAARAVARVVGPKRARNVAVEDIAIAPGKTSLKKGEFVASVFLPKPKRRTGEAYLRFIPRTEMDIAVVGAGVSLTLNTKGVCSDARVSLGAVAARALVVDDAADALIGTKVDKAALDELAAICAAAAKPIDDKRGTKEFRIKVAGVLARRAAAIALKRAKG, encoded by the coding sequence ATGCGCTACGAATCACCACAAACGATCAAGGCCGCGGTCGGCCTGCTATCGAAAGCGAGGGGCACTTCGCGCATTCTTGCGGGCGGCACGGATCTTCTGGTGCAGATGCGCTCCGGCATGCTTGAGCCGGATCTGATCGTCGACATCAAGAACATCCCCGGCATGTTCGACATCACCAAGGAGAAGGACGGCTACCGAATTGGCGCGGCGGTGTCGGGCGCCGAGCTTGGCGAGCATCCCAAGGTCAAGGAACTGTGGCCCGGCGTCGTCGAGGCGACCGAGTTGATTGGCTCGACCCAGATCCAGGGGCGCGCCACCATGGTCGGCAACCTGTGCAACGCCTCGCCGGCCGCCGATAGTGTGCCGGCGATGATCGCTGCGCGCGCCGTTGCCCGCGTCGTCGGACCGAAGCGCGCACGCAACGTAGCGGTCGAGGACATCGCGATCGCGCCCGGCAAGACATCGCTGAAGAAGGGCGAGTTTGTTGCGTCCGTCTTCCTGCCCAAGCCGAAGCGGCGCACGGGCGAGGCCTATCTGCGGTTTATCCCGAGAACGGAAATGGATATCGCCGTGGTTGGTGCCGGCGTCAGCCTGACGCTGAACACCAAGGGCGTGTGTTCGGATGCGCGGGTCTCGTTGGGTGCCGTCGCGGCGCGGGCTTTGGTGGTCGACGATGCGGCCGACGCGCTGATCGGCACCAAGGTCGACAAGGCGGCGCTGGACGAACTTGCCGCCATCTGCGCGGCCGCCGCCAAGCCGATCGACGACAAGCGCGGCACCAAGGAGTTTCGCATCAAGGTGGCCGGCGTGCTTGCGCGACGCGCCGCTGCCATCGCACTCAAGCGGGCAAAGGGTTAA
- a CDS encoding (2Fe-2S)-binding protein, which yields MSSVHVSTMINGDEVDFVCRPDESLLDVLRDRLGMTGSKEGCGTGDCGACSVTLDGRLVCSCLVLGAEAGGHEIETIEGMADGEDLHPLQQKFLDHAALQCGICTPGFLIAAKNLLENNPNPTETEVRYWLAGNLCRCTGYDKIVRAVMDAAKDMRKGHRNAA from the coding sequence ATGAGCTCAGTTCACGTTTCCACAATGATCAACGGCGACGAGGTCGACTTTGTCTGCCGTCCTGACGAATCGCTGCTCGATGTGCTACGCGACCGGCTTGGCATGACCGGCAGCAAGGAAGGCTGCGGCACCGGCGACTGTGGCGCCTGTTCGGTCACGCTGGACGGTCGCCTCGTCTGCTCCTGTCTGGTGCTCGGAGCCGAAGCTGGCGGCCATGAGATCGAAACGATCGAAGGCATGGCCGACGGCGAAGATCTACATCCCCTGCAGCAGAAGTTTCTCGATCATGCCGCGTTGCAGTGCGGCATCTGCACGCCGGGTTTCCTGATCGCCGCCAAGAACCTGTTGGAAAACAACCCGAACCCCACCGAGACCGAGGTTCGCTATTGGCTGGCCGGCAACCTTTGCCGCTGCACCGGTTATGACAAAATCGTTCGCGCGGTCATGGACGCCGCCAAAGACATGAGGAAGGGACATCGCAATGCCGCTTGA
- a CDS encoding xanthine dehydrogenase family protein molybdopterin-binding subunit: protein MPLDSENKTIVPTEFKTVGTRPVRPDGMDKVTGRARFGADMSAPGMLVGAILRSPHAHARIRKIDTSKAEALAGVKAVITSKDLKAQPGCDMDILVNVMARGKALYDGHAVAAVAAVDMSVARKALKLIEIDYKVLPHVTDVDEAMKPDAPVLHKHIEHDYHQDMLETADHVKGKNEKTLPPGKRPSNIAGRYQFGHGDPKKGFREADVIVEHEFKTEATHQGYIEPHACLANVSSDGWAELWVCTQGHFMVRDTCASLLGLDVSRLRVTASEIGGGFGGKTTVFIEPVALALSRKAGRPVKVVMSRDEVFRATGPTSSASMKVRIGAKRDGTFTAAEAILKYQGGAFPGSPVEMGAMTAFACYDLKDVKIVGYDVVTNRPKQAAYRAPGAPMSAFAVEGCVGELAEKLGMDAIDIRLKNAAKEGTVSSYGPTFGPVGLVETLEAAKKHKNYKVKLGKNQGRGVASGFWFNFAGQTCTTINLNIDGTLGLAVGTPDIGGSRASMCLMAAEELGIPYDQVRTIIADTSSLGYNDVTDGSRVTFASGLATIYATRDLKAKLCARAATIWGIPEEAVDWENGAARPAGANAGNFDPLTLADLAEQAAATGGPVAGHYEVNADGAGPSFATHVVDVEVDPETGATEVLRYLVVQDAGKAVHPSYVEGQFQGGAVQGIGWVLNEEYIYGEDGRLQNPGFLDYRIPVCSDVPMIDTVIVEVPNPGHPYGVRGVGETSIVPPLAAVANAVSAAMGVRATTLPMSPPKILAALNNKMRQAAD from the coding sequence ATGCCGCTTGATTCCGAGAACAAAACGATCGTGCCGACCGAATTTAAGACTGTTGGCACCCGCCCGGTCCGGCCCGACGGCATGGACAAGGTCACCGGACGCGCGCGGTTCGGCGCCGACATGTCGGCGCCCGGCATGCTGGTGGGCGCGATCCTCAGAAGCCCTCACGCCCATGCCAGGATCCGCAAGATCGACACGTCGAAGGCGGAGGCTCTTGCCGGCGTCAAGGCGGTCATCACGTCGAAGGATCTGAAAGCGCAGCCGGGCTGCGACATGGACATCCTGGTCAATGTCATGGCGCGCGGCAAAGCGCTCTACGACGGTCATGCGGTGGCCGCCGTCGCCGCGGTCGATATGTCGGTGGCGCGCAAGGCGCTGAAGCTGATCGAGATCGATTACAAGGTTCTGCCCCACGTCACCGATGTCGACGAGGCGATGAAGCCGGACGCGCCGGTGCTGCACAAGCATATCGAGCACGACTATCACCAGGACATGCTGGAAACGGCAGACCATGTGAAGGGCAAGAACGAGAAGACGCTGCCGCCCGGCAAACGCCCCTCCAACATCGCAGGCCGCTATCAGTTCGGTCATGGTGATCCGAAGAAGGGGTTCCGTGAAGCCGACGTCATTGTTGAGCACGAGTTCAAGACCGAAGCGACCCACCAGGGTTACATCGAACCGCATGCCTGCCTGGCCAACGTCAGCAGCGACGGCTGGGCCGAGCTTTGGGTTTGCACGCAAGGTCACTTCATGGTGCGCGATACCTGCGCCAGCCTGTTGGGCCTGGACGTCTCCAGGTTGCGTGTCACCGCATCGGAGATCGGCGGCGGTTTCGGCGGCAAGACGACCGTCTTCATCGAGCCGGTGGCGCTTGCGCTGTCGCGCAAAGCTGGCCGGCCGGTCAAGGTGGTGATGAGCCGCGACGAGGTGTTCCGGGCGACCGGCCCGACATCGTCGGCCAGCATGAAGGTCCGGATTGGCGCCAAGCGCGACGGCACGTTCACCGCCGCCGAGGCTATCCTGAAGTATCAGGGTGGCGCTTTCCCCGGTTCGCCGGTCGAAATGGGCGCGATGACCGCCTTTGCCTGTTATGACCTGAAGGACGTCAAGATCGTCGGTTACGACGTCGTCACCAACCGGCCCAAACAGGCGGCCTATCGTGCGCCCGGCGCGCCCATGTCCGCGTTTGCGGTCGAGGGCTGCGTCGGCGAGTTGGCGGAAAAGCTGGGCATGGATGCCATCGACATCCGACTGAAGAACGCGGCCAAGGAAGGCACGGTGTCATCCTATGGTCCGACCTTCGGTCCGGTCGGTCTGGTTGAGACGCTGGAAGCGGCGAAGAAGCACAAGAACTACAAGGTGAAGCTGGGCAAGAACCAGGGCCGCGGCGTCGCCAGCGGGTTCTGGTTCAACTTCGCCGGCCAGACCTGCACGACGATCAACCTCAACATCGACGGCACCCTGGGTCTTGCGGTCGGCACGCCGGATATCGGCGGCAGCCGCGCCTCCATGTGCCTGATGGCGGCCGAGGAACTCGGCATCCCCTATGATCAGGTGCGCACCATCATCGCCGACACGTCGTCGCTGGGTTACAACGACGTGACCGACGGAAGCCGGGTGACGTTCGCCAGTGGTCTCGCCACCATCTACGCGACCCGCGATCTGAAGGCGAAGCTATGCGCCCGCGCGGCGACCATCTGGGGCATCCCGGAGGAGGCGGTGGACTGGGAGAACGGTGCCGCGCGTCCTGCCGGCGCCAATGCCGGCAACTTCGATCCCCTGACGCTGGCGGATCTGGCCGAACAGGCCGCCGCGACCGGTGGCCCCGTCGCCGGACACTACGAGGTCAACGCCGACGGCGCGGGCCCCAGCTTCGCCACCCACGTGGTCGATGTCGAGGTCGATCCGGAAACCGGCGCCACGGAAGTGCTGCGCTATCTGGTTGTCCAGGACGCCGGCAAGGCGGTGCATCCGTCCTATGTCGAGGGTCAGTTCCAGGGCGGCGCCGTTCAGGGCATCGGCTGGGTGCTGAACGAGGAGTACATCTATGGCGAGGATGGCCGGCTGCAGAATCCGGGTTTCCTGGATTACCGCATCCCCGTCTGTTCGGACGTGCCGATGATCGACACGGTGATCGTCGAGGTGCCGAACCCCGGCCATCCCTATGGCGTGCGCGGCGTCGGCGAGACGTCGATCGTGCCGCCGCTGGCCGCCGTCGCCAACGCGGTGTCGGCCGCCATGGGCGTGCGGGCGACGACCTTGCCGATGTCGCCGCCGAAGATCCTGGCCGCGCTTAACAACAAGATGCGGCAGGCCGCGGACTAA